GATCACGGCGGCGCAATCCGGCCAATCTCCTTCCACGACTCCGACAAAGGCCCGGCTGCCGTATTTTTGCCGCAACAGGGACTCAAAGGCCGGGTAGACCGACCAGGCGCAGTGATCCGTGCCATGCCCGACAAACACGACCGCCTCCTGTGGATCTTTTTCAAAAACCGGCCTTATTGCTTCTGCCGCCTTGAAAAAATCGCCGGCACTGCAAAGCAGGGAATGGCCGATGGAGACGCGAAGGGGTCCTTTCAGGGCCTCATCCTTTAAACGATGGAATTCATGGCCGCAGATTACGTTTAGGGACTGTACCACGGCCCATTGATAGCCCCGGCCGGCCAGTTCATCAAACACCGCAGCGGGCGGCGGCAGATCCACCGCCTTTTGCTTCATTTTGTGCCGCACGATCCGGGAATTGTAGGCCCAGACAATTTCGTGGCCGGCAAAACGCTGTTTCAATCGGGCATGGATGTGTCCGTAGATTTGCCGCGCGCGGGTCGTGCTGCCGAATGCGGCAATAACAATGGGATGTTTCATGGCTGACTCCTATAACGCAATTGGCTTCGGATTGTTTCGGATAAAGTTTTTCAGCCGTTTGGCGGTTGCTGTGACTTCCTTAAAAACAAGAAACAAAAGAAAGCTGTCCGGAACAATCGATGGATCCCGTTTTTCTCCGTCCAGGCGGGTTTCCGGTTATGGCATATACATGAATCGCATCCCTGGATGTTTCCCAAAGCGCCCGATACATCCCGCAGGCCAGGTTTAAAACCGGCTGTGGCGTGTCGGCGGGAGTTTTCTTTGCCCCGTTATA
The nucleotide sequence above comes from Desulfosalsimonas propionicica. Encoded proteins:
- a CDS encoding sirohydrochlorin cobaltochelatase, which produces MKHPIVIAAFGSTTRARQIYGHIHARLKQRFAGHEIVWAYNSRIVRHKMKQKAVDLPPPAAVFDELAGRGYQWAVVQSLNVICGHEFHRLKDEALKGPLRVSIGHSLLCSAGDFFKAAEAIRPVFEKDPQEAVVFVGHGTDHCAWSVYPAFESLLRQKYGSRAFVGVVEGDWPDCAAVIAAVQSAGFCRVRLVPLMLVAGVHFEEDLAGNEDSWKGAFESENIEVCLEMAGLGTNTGIIDIFGDHIESAIDVIPEDVSLTGQMPKWQ